The following coding sequences are from one Longimicrobiales bacterium window:
- a CDS encoding alanyl-tRNA editing protein → MPDIFAYERDPRLTRLETTVVRSGGEEGRSYVVLEDTILYPEGGGQPADRGTIDSIEVCDVQRVSGEVRHFLAPQRVTVPRGGDLITVELAWGRRFDHMQQHTGQHLLTAIAEATFGWATTAFHLGERISDIELDTSDVRAEQLEELEEAVAAEIRAARPITTKQVSPDEYGLMPVRSRGLPSGHAGSVRLVEIDGIDLNTCGGTHLSSTAELEGLKLLGTESVRGGARLFYVAGVRLRRLHAAHHARNAELRSLFGASDDELVAAAAAKLEQLRESQRTLRSIEDNLATACAAGLAQRVEPVLISHWPGRDLSFLQRVAREVGRLAPDRVVLLTAGEGESGAFLIGAGEASPCDVPEVGPQVAEVLGGRGGGSGRFFQGRATALSRLEEAASLLG, encoded by the coding sequence GTGCCCGATATTTTTGCATACGAGCGGGATCCGCGACTAACGCGGCTCGAGACCACAGTCGTCAGGTCCGGTGGAGAGGAGGGTCGATCCTACGTCGTACTCGAGGACACGATCCTTTATCCCGAGGGAGGTGGCCAGCCAGCAGACCGAGGAACGATCGACAGTATCGAGGTCTGTGATGTCCAGCGGGTCTCAGGAGAGGTCCGCCACTTTCTTGCCCCCCAGCGCGTGACCGTCCCGAGAGGGGGCGATCTCATCACAGTCGAGCTGGCATGGGGCCGGCGGTTCGATCATATGCAACAGCACACCGGACAGCATCTGCTTACCGCGATCGCGGAGGCCACGTTTGGGTGGGCCACCACTGCGTTCCACCTGGGTGAGAGAATCTCGGACATCGAGCTCGACACCTCTGACGTGCGAGCCGAACAGCTCGAAGAGCTGGAAGAGGCCGTCGCCGCTGAGATCCGGGCGGCAAGACCGATCACCACGAAGCAAGTGAGTCCCGACGAGTACGGGCTGATGCCAGTCCGCTCCCGTGGGCTACCGTCGGGACACGCGGGGAGTGTTCGGCTTGTTGAGATCGATGGGATTGACCTCAACACCTGCGGCGGGACGCACCTTTCTTCGACCGCGGAGCTCGAAGGGCTCAAGCTGCTGGGAACCGAATCCGTCCGAGGCGGCGCTCGTCTGTTCTACGTTGCGGGCGTGCGACTGCGACGGCTTCACGCCGCGCATCACGCTCGAAATGCGGAACTGCGATCCCTATTCGGTGCGTCCGACGACGAACTGGTGGCCGCAGCGGCAGCGAAGCTCGAACAACTAAGGGAGTCGCAGCGCACGCTGCGAAGCATTGAGGACAACCTCGCTACCGCGTGTGCCGCTGGGCTGGCTCAGAGAGTCGAGCCGGTACTCATCTCGCATTGGCCGGGTCGTGATCTGTCCTTTCTGCAGCGGGTCGCTAGGGAAGTGGGTCGCCTAGCCCCCGATCGAGTGGTCTTGCTCACTGCCGGTGAAGGAGAGTCCGGCGCGTTTCTCATTGGTGCCGGTGAGGCGAGCCCGTGCGACGTGCCTGAGGTTGGGCCGCAGGTGGCAGAGGTTCTTGGGGGGCGGGGCGGCGGGTCCGGTCGTTTCTTTCAGGGTCGAGCAACAGCTCTTTCGCGTCTAGAGGAGGCTGCCTCGTTGCTCGGATGA
- a CDS encoding DUF885 family protein: MRRTISALVTAITVTVPVGLSAQSSWSDLTTLFSEWRDFERSDFVDGVPDYRPPAMARQQEELRTWKDRLWAFDIDGWPIEQQIDWHLVRAEMNGLDFDHKIRRPWARDPAFYVMMYTSESDVPAHEGPVMHGWVDTWTYTYPLSSADAAELAERFATIPSVLDQARANLGGSNARDLWHAGIRSFRGQASDLRAYRAQVAGTSADLDRALERAAQASDDFAAWVEAELPGKTGLSGVGREAYTWYMHNVHLSPFSWEEQVTLIRRELARAHASLRLEENRNRNLPQLKRIGSAEEYDRRLTESVDRYMAFLERENVETVEDWMAAALRASNGSFSPAAPGEIRNFFLEVIYRDPDAFRPHMHHWLELARKIEDPHPSPVRATALLSNIYDHRSEGLATGVEEMFMHMGLLDENSPRARELVWIMLAQRAARATSGLMMNANEFGMEEAVAFAYKWTPRGWLPDGELMRGEQQLYLRQPGYGTSYVAGKIQIEELLAEEALQEGDDFTVGRFFDDFYAAGIIPTVLVRWEMTGEKDSILDIDEVQEAPWR, encoded by the coding sequence ATGCGCCGCACAATCTCGGCTCTCGTCACCGCAATCACGGTCACCGTTCCAGTCGGCCTCTCTGCACAGTCATCCTGGTCTGATCTGACGACCCTGTTCAGCGAGTGGCGCGACTTCGAGCGGAGTGACTTCGTCGATGGCGTCCCGGACTACAGACCTCCTGCAATGGCACGACAGCAGGAGGAGCTTCGGACATGGAAAGACCGCCTCTGGGCCTTCGACATCGACGGTTGGCCCATCGAACAGCAGATCGACTGGCATCTCGTGCGAGCGGAGATGAACGGGCTCGACTTCGATCACAAAATCCGACGTCCCTGGGCCCGGGACCCAGCGTTCTATGTGATGATGTACACGTCCGAGAGCGACGTGCCCGCGCATGAGGGCCCTGTCATGCACGGGTGGGTCGACACATGGACGTACACCTACCCGCTCTCCTCGGCTGATGCCGCTGAGCTCGCTGAACGATTCGCCACGATTCCGTCTGTACTCGACCAGGCCCGAGCCAACCTGGGCGGCAGCAACGCTCGCGACCTTTGGCATGCCGGCATTCGCTCCTTCCGTGGGCAGGCTAGCGACCTCCGTGCATACCGAGCGCAGGTTGCAGGTACGAGTGCGGATCTGGATCGCGCTCTCGAGCGGGCAGCACAGGCATCGGATGACTTCGCCGCGTGGGTGGAGGCAGAACTTCCTGGAAAGACAGGCCTTTCTGGTGTCGGCCGAGAGGCGTACACGTGGTACATGCATAACGTCCACCTCTCGCCGTTTTCGTGGGAGGAACAGGTGACGCTCATCCGCCGCGAGCTCGCGCGTGCCCATGCGTCGCTACGACTGGAAGAGAACCGGAACCGCAACCTCCCTCAGCTCAAACGCATCGGGAGCGCTGAGGAGTACGATCGACGACTCACCGAGTCGGTCGATCGGTACATGGCGTTTCTTGAACGCGAGAACGTCGAGACGGTTGAAGATTGGATGGCCGCAGCTCTGCGCGCCTCCAACGGTTCATTCTCACCCGCTGCACCAGGAGAGATCCGCAATTTCTTTCTGGAGGTCATCTACCGGGATCCGGACGCCTTCCGACCCCACATGCACCACTGGCTCGAGCTGGCCCGCAAGATCGAAGACCCGCACCCGAGCCCCGTCCGTGCGACCGCGCTCCTGTCCAACATTTACGACCACCGCTCGGAAGGCCTCGCGACCGGCGTAGAAGAAATGTTCATGCATATGGGCCTTCTCGACGAGAACTCGCCACGGGCACGTGAGCTGGTCTGGATCATGCTGGCCCAGCGGGCTGCGCGTGCGACCTCCGGCCTCATGATGAACGCCAACGAATTCGGCATGGAGGAGGCCGTCGCTTTCGCGTACAAATGGACGCCACGTGGGTGGCTACCCGACGGCGAGCTTATGCGCGGCGAACAGCAGTTGTATCTCCGCCAGCCCGGCTACGGAACAAGCTATGTGGCGGGTAAAATTCAGATTGAGGAGCTGCTGGCTGAGGAAGCGCTTCAGGAGGGTGACGATTTCACGGTCGGGCGCTTCTTCGACGACTTCTATGCTGCGGGCATCATTCCCACGGTGTTGGTTCGATGGGAGATGACGGGTGAGAAGGACTCGATTCTCGATATTGATGAGGTCCAGGAGGCGCCTTGGCGGTAG
- a CDS encoding MaoC family dehydratase yields MTPPSVEEVKRILGPDPLISDWIDVQHTDMTGFARVTHDEDWIHTDPVRARAAGFDGTIAFGFWTLSLLTQFLRDALEAEYPADADLGLNYGLDRVRFLAPVPVGGRVRGHITVTEVREKKPGRLLVSIHCEVEIEDHESLAMVADWLILLVYHE; encoded by the coding sequence ATGACACCCCCCAGTGTCGAGGAGGTCAAGCGGATCCTCGGGCCAGATCCGCTGATCTCCGACTGGATCGACGTCCAGCATACGGACATGACCGGGTTTGCCCGAGTGACGCACGATGAGGACTGGATCCACACCGACCCCGTGCGCGCGCGTGCAGCGGGATTCGATGGTACGATCGCGTTCGGCTTCTGGACGCTTTCACTGCTGACCCAGTTCCTCCGTGATGCTTTGGAGGCAGAGTACCCGGCCGACGCGGACCTCGGGTTGAACTACGGACTGGACCGGGTGCGTTTCCTAGCGCCGGTGCCGGTTGGAGGTCGTGTCCGCGGTCACATCACCGTGACCGAGGTGCGAGAAAAGAAACCGGGCCGACTGCTCGTTTCGATCCACTGCGAAGTAGAGATCGAGGACCACGAAAGCCTAGCAATGGTCGCAGACTGGCTGATCCTGCTGGTGTATCACGAGTAA
- a CDS encoding cytochrome c has product MSKFTMPRLSTTGTTAAVAMLAACAATPAAAQEGGEPNDVTFSRDIAPIFQNSCVNCHRPNGVAPMSLVRYEDARRYAGRIARRTAIRDRMGTMPPWYVEKDIGIQHFKNDPSLTDDEIAMIADWASSGAPEGDPADMPAPLEFDDSGAWTLGEPDVVVTTDEFLVEAGEPDWWGDIAPIDIPILEDRYVKSVEIREINDVPSEGNGRETVGGRFVIHHMVWSTLNEEGEGRRTVWPVHEVGRNGDVFDQDAGRLLRTGSKLVSNSTHLHSNGLDTRARLQFGFTFHPEGYEPTYRESILGLGNGSDIDIQAGEKDQELHAYTVLRTPTKVVSFEPHLHAPGDRMCLEAIWGFNVETLSCVGYDHNWVRTYTFEENYQPLLPAGTVLHITGYMNNTEENFNIPDPRNWQGSGNRSVANMFIDLGMRLSMSQEQFEAAMAERRERLDLGPNDHVIGCPLCSVIPAGGR; this is encoded by the coding sequence ATGTCCAAGTTCACAATGCCACGCCTATCGACTACTGGGACCACCGCCGCGGTGGCCATGCTGGCAGCCTGTGCTGCTACGCCGGCTGCCGCTCAGGAAGGTGGTGAGCCTAACGATGTGACGTTCAGTCGCGATATCGCGCCAATTTTCCAGAACAGCTGCGTGAACTGTCACCGTCCGAACGGCGTCGCGCCGATGTCGCTCGTCCGGTACGAGGATGCGCGGCGGTATGCGGGGCGAATCGCCCGACGCACGGCCATTCGCGACCGCATGGGCACCATGCCTCCGTGGTACGTCGAGAAGGACATCGGGATTCAGCACTTCAAGAATGATCCGTCGCTGACCGATGATGAGATTGCAATGATCGCTGACTGGGCCAGCAGCGGTGCCCCGGAAGGGGACCCGGCCGACATGCCCGCTCCGCTCGAGTTCGACGATTCGGGCGCCTGGACACTCGGCGAGCCGGACGTGGTCGTGACGACCGACGAGTTTCTAGTTGAGGCCGGTGAGCCCGACTGGTGGGGTGACATCGCGCCGATCGACATTCCGATTCTCGAGGACCGGTATGTAAAATCCGTCGAGATCAGGGAAATCAATGACGTGCCATCGGAAGGCAACGGGCGCGAGACCGTGGGCGGCCGGTTCGTGATTCATCACATGGTGTGGAGCACGCTCAACGAGGAAGGCGAGGGTCGTCGGACGGTGTGGCCGGTCCACGAAGTCGGGCGTAACGGTGACGTCTTTGACCAGGATGCCGGCCGACTTCTGCGCACGGGTTCCAAGCTCGTGTCCAACTCGACACACCTGCATTCGAACGGTCTCGATACGCGGGCGAGGCTTCAGTTCGGCTTCACCTTCCACCCGGAGGGGTACGAGCCAACCTATCGCGAGTCGATTCTCGGCCTCGGTAACGGGTCTGACATTGACATCCAGGCCGGGGAGAAGGACCAGGAGCTGCACGCGTACACCGTCCTCCGGACACCGACCAAGGTCGTTTCCTTCGAGCCGCACCTGCACGCCCCGGGCGACCGCATGTGCCTCGAGGCGATCTGGGGCTTCAACGTTGAGACGCTTTCCTGCGTTGGGTACGACCACAACTGGGTGCGCACCTACACGTTTGAGGAGAACTATCAGCCACTCCTTCCGGCCGGCACAGTGCTTCACATCACCGGCTACATGAACAACACCGAAGAGAACTTCAACATCCCCGACCCGCGGAACTGGCAGGGCTCCGGCAACAGATCGGTCGCCAACATGTTCATCGATCTCGGCATGAGGTTGTCCATGTCACAGGAGCAGTTCGAAGCTGCGATGGCCGAGCGCCGTGAACGTCTTGATCTCGGCCCCAACGATCATGTGATTGGGTGTCCGCTCTGTTCGGTCATACCGGCAGGTGGTCGATGA
- a CDS encoding M24 family metallopeptidase yields MIRLYSAQIRSETFAMIRIRTLPAILLAFAAASPASAQLPRAEQTRPDNVVLSHRQEDPLIRERLAERFDDLLPELMRREGFDMWLVITREYNSDPVFRSMAPLTTYSSRRRTILMFHDLGPEQGVERISVGRADYQGTFELYRTHNDSQYVSLARLIEERDPQKIGINVSDRWNHADGLTHNEYLRLEDALSETYVDRLESAEMLAVGWLESKLARETDQYRSVMRVAHQVIAEAFSNDVIIPGVTTNQDVVWWMRQRVAELGLGQWFQPSVNVQRRGGIPDAGPHGTVIERGDMLHTDFGIIGLGFSTDTQHNAYVLLPGETDAPNGLKVGLAKANRLQDLTMLNGPIGSTGNEALAGALAQAREEGITATIYCHAIGYHGHGAGPPIGMTDYQTGVPVRGDYQLRPNTWHSIELNARVAVPEWDGQEVRFALEEDAALLDDGWDWIDGRQTSFYLIR; encoded by the coding sequence GTGATTAGACTGTACAGCGCCCAAATTCGCTCAGAGACATTTGCTATGATCCGCATTCGCACGCTGCCGGCAATTCTTCTTGCTTTCGCCGCTGCCTCGCCCGCATCAGCACAGCTTCCCCGCGCCGAACAGACACGGCCCGACAACGTCGTTTTGAGTCACCGGCAGGAGGACCCGCTCATAAGAGAGAGGCTCGCCGAGCGGTTCGACGACTTGCTACCCGAGTTGATGCGCCGCGAGGGCTTCGACATGTGGCTGGTGATCACTAGGGAGTACAACTCCGACCCGGTGTTTCGCTCGATGGCCCCGCTCACCACGTACTCGTCGCGGCGGCGGACGATTCTCATGTTCCACGATCTCGGTCCCGAGCAGGGAGTCGAGCGCATCAGCGTTGGGCGAGCCGATTACCAAGGAACGTTCGAGCTCTACCGAACGCACAACGACTCGCAGTACGTAAGCCTGGCACGCCTGATCGAGGAGCGTGATCCACAGAAAATCGGTATCAATGTGTCCGATCGGTGGAATCATGCGGACGGGCTCACGCACAACGAATACCTACGTCTCGAAGATGCGCTCAGCGAGACGTACGTCGACCGACTCGAGTCTGCTGAGATGCTGGCCGTGGGATGGCTCGAGTCGAAGCTCGCCCGCGAGACAGATCAGTACCGGAGCGTCATGCGTGTGGCCCATCAGGTCATCGCCGAGGCGTTCTCCAATGATGTCATCATTCCCGGAGTGACAACGAACCAGGACGTGGTCTGGTGGATGCGTCAGCGAGTGGCCGAACTCGGCCTCGGCCAGTGGTTCCAGCCATCGGTCAACGTTCAGCGCCGCGGTGGCATCCCGGATGCTGGTCCGCACGGAACGGTGATCGAGCGCGGAGACATGTTGCATACGGACTTCGGCATCATCGGGCTGGGCTTCTCGACCGATACGCAGCACAACGCCTACGTCCTGCTACCCGGCGAGACCGACGCACCAAACGGACTCAAGGTGGGGCTCGCCAAGGCGAACCGCCTGCAGGACCTGACGATGCTGAACGGACCGATTGGATCCACCGGGAACGAAGCGCTCGCGGGCGCACTCGCCCAGGCCCGGGAAGAAGGCATCACCGCCACCATCTACTGCCATGCGATCGGGTATCACGGGCACGGAGCCGGGCCGCCGATCGGGATGACCGACTACCAGACGGGTGTGCCCGTCCGTGGCGACTACCAGCTCCGTCCCAACACCTGGCATTCGATCGAGTTGAACGCTCGCGTTGCCGTTCCGGAGTGGGATGGCCAAGAGGTGCGGTTTGCTCTGGAAGAAGATGCGGCGCTACTCGACGATGGATGGGACTGGATCGACGGGAGGCAGACGAGCTTCTACCTCATTCGGTAG